AAGAACAAGAGATAGGTCGGGGCATTGTCGAGGAAGGCCGACATCAGCCCGGTGAACCAGAAATAGGCGACCTCCCGCGGCGCGCCGGCGGGTGTCGTCACGGCATCCAAGAGCCAGCCGAAAGAGCCACTGCGCCCCGCATTCAGCATGGCGATGACCGGGACGATCGCGGTGAAGATCGCCGCGAACAGTTTGGCTACCTCTCGAATCGGCTCCCAGTTGAACCCGTTCGCCTCGCGGTGCTCGTCCGGCGTCAGCCACAGCGACAGTCCGGCGATCGCCACGAGGACGGCATCGCGCACGAGGTTCTGAAGCTCGACATGCGTGCCGACGACGTCGAAGGAGATGCCCGGCTTCCAGGTCGCCGATAGCAGCGTATTGGCAACGATCGCGGCGATCAAAACGACATTGATGAGGCCGCGAATGCGCACCGGCTCCCTTGTTACGGACGCTTGCGACGCAAGCTTCTCCGCGCGGAAGCGCCACCAGTCGGTAGCGGCAAAGACGATGAGCAGCAATCCGGCGACGATCGCGGTCTGCAGCCAGAGATGTTGCGTCGTCCAGAAGAAGTCGACACCACGCAGAAAGCCGACGAACAGCGGTGGATCGCCGAGCGGGCTCAGTGCACCACCGACATTGGCGGCCAGAATGATGAAGAAGATCAGCACATGCACATTATGCGGCCGGCTCAGATTGGCGCGGATCAGGGGGCGCACCAGGATCATCGCGGCGCCCGTCGTGCCGACGACGCTCGCGATGATCGTGCCGAGGGCCAGGATGGCCGTATTTGTCGCAGGTGTACCTCTGATGTCGCCGGTCACCAGGATGCCGCCGGCCACCGTATAGAGAGCGAACAGCAGCACGATGAAGCTGAGATACTCGGCGAGCAGTGCGTGGACGAAGGCGGCGAGCGCCGTGCCGAGCCCTGCATTCCAGGTCAACGCCGCCAACGTCACCAAGGCCCATGCCGCGGCGATCTTTCCGTAGTGATGATGCCAGAACCTGGCAAACAGCAGCGGCCCGAGCGCAATCGACAACAGCAGTCCCGCGAACGGCAGCGCGAACGGCCAGGTCATCGCGGAGCCGTTCAGCCCGGCCGCATGCGCCTGCACTGGCAGGCTCGCAAAGACAAGGAGCAGGATGGTCCCGCGCAGGGCCGGCCACCGCGATCCACGGACGTTACGGATTGTCGATGAAGCTCTTTGCCGTCTCAGTCGCACCAAAAAGATCCAGGTCGTTATGTCCGCCGTCGGGAAACCGTACGAAGCGCTTTGGGTCATGCGCAAGTGCGAACAATCGTTCCCCGAAGCGGATCGAAATCGCCGGATCCCGTTCGCCGTGCATGATCAACAGCGGCACATGCACATTGGCGATGCGCTGGTCGGAATGGAAGCGGTCGAGCATCAGCAGGCTGACCGGGACGACCCTGAGCATCGCGGAGGCGACGTCCACGGTCGACGTATAAGGGGCTTCGAGGATCAACTTGGAGATCGGATGCTCCGCCGCGATGGCGGTGGCGACACCGCTGCCGAGGGAAAAGCCCCAGGCGACGATCCGTCCCGCCTCGTAGCGCTCTGTCGTGAACGCATAGGCGACTGCGGCATCTTGCAGCAGCCCGGGCTCACTGGGACTGCCGCTGGACCCCGCATAGCCGCGATAGGAAAGCGCAACGAGACCGGTGCCGTCGGCCGTGAGCGTCTTTAAGCGCGACGCCACGCCGGCAAGAAAATCGCCATTGCCCGGGAAGTACAGAACGACCTTGCGGCCAGGCTTCGCCGGCACATGCCAGACGATGACCCGCTCGCCATCGGCCGAGGTCAGCACATGCTCCTCAGCCTGAGGAAACCCGGCTGCAGCCGGTGCCGTGCGGCCCACCGGCGGAATGGGAAACAGCATCGCACGCTGGCGGACGAACAGGGCCGCAAGCACGATGCCGTAGACCGCCGCCACGACGATCAGGAGCCATTTCAGAAACGTCATGGCTCCCGACGCCGTGGGCTACATGCCCTTGACGATGTTCTCGGTCATCTTCTTGGCGTCGCCGAGCAGCATCATCGTGTTGTCGCGGTAGAACAGCGGATTGTCGATGCCGGCATAGCCCGAGGCGAGCGAGCGCTTGATGAACATCACGGTGCCGGCCTTCCAGACTTGCAGCACCGGCATGCCGTAGATCGGCGAGGACTTGTCCTCCTCGGCCGCCGGATTGGTGACGTCGTTGGCGCCGATCACGAAGGCGACGTCGGCCTGGGCGAATTCCGAGTTGATGTCCTCGAGCTCGAACACCTCGTCGTAGGGAACGTTGGCTTCGGCGAGCAGCACGTTCATGTGGCCGGGCATGCGGCCCGCGACCGGATGAATCGCGTATTTCACCTCGACACCTTCCTTCTTCAGCGTGTCGGCCATCTCGCGCAGCGCGTGCTGCGCCTGGGCGACCGCCATGCCGTAGCCGGGGACGATGATGACCTTGGAGGCGTTCTTCATGATGAAGGCGGCGTCGTCGGCCGAGCCGAGCTTGGCCGGCTTCTGCTCGCCTGTCGCCCCGCCGGCCGCTGCGGTCTCGCCACCGAAGCCGCCGAGGATAACCGAGATGAAGGACCGGTTCATCGCGTGGCACATGATGTAGGACAGGATCGCACCGGACGAGCCGACCAGCGCGCCGGTGATGATCAGCGCCGAATTGCCGAGCGTGAAGCCGATGCCCGCGGCCGCCCAGCCGGAGTAGGAGTTCAGCATCGAGATCACGACCGGCATGTCGGCGCCGCCGATCGGGATGATCATGAGCACGCCGAGCGCCAGCGCCAGCAGCGTGACCATCAGGAAGTCGAAGCCGCCGCCGGTCATCACCAGGCGGATCACGAAGAAGACGAGCGCGACCGCGAGCGCAATGTTGATGATGTGGCGCGCCGGCAGGATGATCGGTGCACCGCTCATCCGCGCGGACAGCTTGAGGAAGGCGATGACCGAGCCGGTGAAAGTCAGCGCGCCGATGGCGACGCCGAGCGACATTTCGACCAGGCTCTGCGGATGGATGTTGCCGGGCGTGCCGATGTCGAAGGCTTCCGGCGCGAAGAACGCGCCGGCGGCGACCAGCACCGCGGCCATGCCGACCAGCGAATGGAACGCCGCCACGAGCTCGGGCATCGACGTCATCGGCACCCGGCGCGCAATCACCGCACCGATACCGCCGCCGATCGCAACGCCGAGGATGACGAGCACCCAGGCGATCGCATCCGCCGGTGGATGCCCGGCCAGGGTGGTGGCGACCGCAATCGCCATGCCGGCCATGCCGAAGAAGTTGCCTTGCCGGCTGGAGGCCGGGCTCGACAGCCCGCGAAGAGACAGGATGAACAGCACACCTGCCACGAGATAAAGGAGTGCCGACAGATTGGCGTTCATTGCAGATGCCCCGTTGTGCCTGTCATCCCGCGTCGTGCGGCGTTGTTACCTGGACTTCTTCTTGTACATCGCCAGCATGCGCTGGGTGACGAGGAAGCCGCCGAAGATGTTCACGCAGGCGAAGATCAGCGCGACGAAGCCGAACGCTCGCGCCAGACCGCTGCCGCTCGAGAGCATGGGAACGCCGACCGCCAGCAGCGCGCCGACCACGATCACCGAGGAGATCGCATTGGTCACCGACATCAGCGGCGTGTGCAGGGCCGGCGTCACCGACCACACCACGAAATAGCCGACGAAAACCGCCAGCACGAAGATCGACAGCCGGAAAACGAAGGGGTCGACGGCTTGGACGACATGTTCCATGGCTCTGCTCCTTAGGCCTTCGGCTGGAAGTTCGGGTGGACGATGGCGCCATCCTTTGTCAAAGCCGTGGCCTTGACCAGCTCATCGTCCCAGTTGACCGCCAGTGTCTTTTCCTTCTTGTCGATCATCGTCTCGATGAAGGAGAACAGGTTGCGGGCGTACAGGCCGGAGGCGGACGCTGCGACCCGGCCGGCGAGATTGGGGTAGCCGATGATCTTGACGCCGTCGATCTCGACAGTCTCGCCGAGCTTGACGCCCTCGACATTGCCGCCGCGCTCGACCGCGAGGTCGACCAGCACCGAGCCCGGGCGCATCGACTTCACCATCTCCATGGTGACGAGGCGCGGCGCCGGACGGCCGGGGATCAGCGCGGTGGTGATGATGACGTCCTGCTTCTTGATGTGTTCCGCCGTCAGCGCCGCCTGCTTGGCCTGGTACTCCTTGGACATCTCCTTGGCGTAGCCACCGGCCGTCTGCGCGTTCTTGAACTCCTCGTCCTCGACCGCCAGGAATTTGGCGCCGAGGCTCTCCACCTGCTCCTTGGTGGCGGGGCGCACGTCGGTGGCGGAGACCATGGCGCCGAGCCGGCGCGCGGTTGCGATTGCCTGCAGGCCGGCGACGCCGACGCCCATCACGAAGACCTTGGTCGCCGGCACGGTGCCGGCCGCAGTCATCATCATCGGGAAGGCGCGACCGAACGCCTCGGCGCCCTCGATCACGGCGCGGTAGCCGGCGAGGTTCGCCTGGCTCGACAGCACGTCCATCACCTGGGCGCGGGTGATGCGCGGCATCAGTTCCATCGCGAACGAGGCAATGCCGGCATCGGCCATCGCCTTGAGCGCGGTATCGTTGCCGTAGGGATCCATGATCGCGAACACCAAGGCGCCACGCCGGTAGTTGGCAAGCTCGGAGGCTTCCGGCCGCTTCACCTTGATGATGATGTCGGCGTCCTTGAGCGCATCGGCGCTCACGGTTGCGCCCGCCGCCGTGAACTCCGAATCCGGCAGGCCGGATTTGATGCCGGCGCCGGGCTCGACCGCGATCTCGGCACCCAACGCCTTGAACTTCTTCACCGTGTCGGGAGAGGCGGCGACCCGCGGCTCCAACGGGTCGATTTCCTTGGCGACGGCAATCTTCATGAGGCCTCCGGCGCGAATGCGCGCGCGAGCTTTAAGAGGGCGGGACGTCCATGGGCTACAGCGTGACGCCTGGTCAGCAATCGGCTTCGGCAGTCAGCTGAAGGCCCGCCAGCGGGGATGCCGGCGGGCCAATCGCGACATTAAGCGAGGAAAATAGCCATCAAGATGACGATGAGAGCGACGCTGATCGTGCCGTACTTCACCAGCCTGATGAAGCCCTCGTAGGTGGCCTCATGCGCCAGATAGTCGTTGCCGTCAGCCGTCGAGTAGGCGATCTCGCCATGGTTTGCCATCGGGGTCCCCCAGAGAAAATATGCTTTGTTAAGGTCGCATACCCCAAAGCCGATGCAAGGGCAACGGCTGGCATGCAAGGCAGTTTTATCACCTTTTCCGATCGCCCTATTGGCAAGGCCAATTATCACGGATCCAGCGCGTCAGGCTGGTCTCGCTGACCTCGCCGGCGCGCCTCTTCGACCCGTTCAACACATGTTATACGCCCCTACCCCATCCGCTCCAGCTCGTCGATCATCCCGGCGATGACCGAGAGACCACCGTCCCAGAACCTGGGGTCCTTGGCGTCCAGGCCGAACGGGGCGAGCAGCTCCGAATAGTGCTTGGTGCCGCCGGCCGCGAGCATCGCCAGATAGCGCTCGGCGAACCCCTCGGCGGCATGCTCGTAGACGGCGTAGAGCGAGTTCACGAGGCAGTCCCCGAAGGCATAGGCGTAGACGTAGAACGGCGAATGGATGAAGTGCGGGATGTACATCCAGAAGTTCTCGTAACCCGGCTTGATCTCGATCGCCTCGCCGAGGCTCTCGGTCTGCACCGACAGCCAGATCTGTCCCAGCCGCTCCGCGGTCAGCTCGCCGTTCTTGCGCTCGGTGTGGACAGCACGCTCGAACGAATAGAACGCGATCTGCCGCACCACCGTGTTGATCATGTCCTCGACCTTGCCGGCGAGCAGCGCCTGGCGCTGCCTCGCGTCCTTGGTCTCGGACAGCAGGCGCCTGAAGGTCAGCATCTCGCCGAACACGCTCGCGGTCTCGGCCAGCGTCAGCGGCGTCGGCGCCATCAGCGCACCGTTCTTCGCTGCCAGCACCTGGTGCACGCCATGACCGAGCTCATGCGCGAGCGTCATGACGTCGCGCGGCTTGCCCTGGTAGTTCATCAGCACGTAGGGATGCGCCGAGGGCGTGGTCGGATGCGAGAACGCGCCCGGCGCCTTGCCCGGCCGCACCGGCGCATCGATCCAGCTCTGGTCGAAGAAGCGCTGGGCGATGTCGGCCATCTCGGGCGAGAAGCCGCGATACGCCGTCAGCACCATGTTCTTGGCCTCGGGCCAGGCGATGGTGGCATTGGCGGCGAAAGGCAGCGGCGCGTTGCGGTCCCAATGCGCGAGCTTCTTCTTTTTGAACCAGCGCGCCTTGAGCTGATAGTAGCGATGCGACAGCTTCGGATAGGCCGCGCGCACCGAGGCCACCAGCGCATCGACCACCTCGCGCTCGACGCGATTGTTGAGATGGCGCGAATCCGCAACGTCCTGGAAGCCGCGCCAGCGGTCGGAGATGTCCTTGTCCTTGGCGAGCGTATTGGTGATCAGCGCGAACGTTCGCTCATTGGCCTTGAAGGTCTTGGCCAGCGCCTCGGCGGCGGCCTTCCGCTTGGCGCCGTCACGGTCCTGCAGGAAATTCAGCGTCGGCTCGATCGCGAGCTCCTTGCCACCGACTGGAAACCGTAGACCGGCGATGGTCTGGTCGAACAGCCGGTTCCAAGCCGAATAGCCGGTCTGCGACTTCTCGTGGAACAGCTGCTCCACGCGATCCTCGAGCTGATACGGCTTGTCCTTGCGCAGATCCTCGATCCACGGCCGGTAGTGACCGAGCGCGGGCGTCTCCATCGCGCGCGCGATCACGGCGTCGTCGATGCGGTTGAGCTCGAGCGGAAAGAACAGCAGATGCGTCGACGCGGCCGTCAGGCGCTCCGAGATGTCCCCGTAGAATTTCGAGATCGCGGGATCGACGCTGTCGCCGGCATGCGCGAGACCCGCGAAGGAGCCGAGCCGTCCGGCGAGGTCGTCGATGGCCTCGTAGCGCCGCACGGCTTCTGCGAGCCATTCGCCACCGTCTTCGCGCGCCACATGCTCGGCAAGCTTGCCCTTGTAGTCGGTCTCAAACGCGACGCATTCGGCATCCATCTTCGCGAGATCGTGAGCGATCTCCGGCGCGTCGATGCCCATATAAAGATCGCCGAGATTCCATTCGGGCAGCGTCCCGATCCCCGTCTTGGCCGCGACCACCTTCTTCGCCGGCTTTGCAGACGATTTGGCCGTCGCGCCACGCTTGGTCTTGGCGGCTGCCTGCTTCGACGGAGTCTTGACGACGGACTTCTTGGCCGGCCTGGCCTTGGCAGTCTTTGACGCGGTTTTGGGCGGAGGAGCAGCTTTGGTCGGCTTGCGAAGGGCAGAAGAGGCGCGCGAGGTCATCGGATGGGTAACCTGTTGTTCGAACGTTTATCCCGATCAGCGAGGTTTAAGGTTGCGTTAATCGGCGTCGGCGAGAGTGCCCCGATTCGAGACAGATAGTCGTAGCGTGCAAGGAAAGCCATGGCTGCCAGCATTTTGATTGCCGATGATGATCCGGTCCAGCGCCGGCTGGTGGAGAACATGGTGCAGAAATGCGGCTACGAGGCGGTCGTCGTCGAGACCGGCGACGCCGTCATCGAGAAGCTGACGAATCCTGATGCCGGCCCCATCGACGCCATCGTGCTCGACCTCGTGATGCCCGGCCTCGACGGCATGGGCGTGCTCTCCAAGATGCGCGAGACGGGGATCTCGATACCCGTGATCGTGCAGACCGCGCATGGCGGCATCGACAACGTGGTCTCCGCGATGCGCGCCGGCGCGCAGGATTTCGTCGTCAAGCCGGTCGGCATCGAGCGGCTCCAGGTCTCCCTGCGCAATGCGCTCAATACCTCGGCCCTGAAGGGCGAATTGCAGCGCATCCGGCACAGCCGCGAGGGGCGCCTGACCTTCGCCGACATCATCACCCGCGCCGAGGCGATGGCGCCGATCCTGCGCATCGCGGAGAAGGCCGCGGCTTCGTCGATTCCCGTGCTGATCGAAGGCGAATCGGGCGTCGGCAAGGAGCTGTTCGCCCGCGCGATCCACGGCACCAGCGAGCGCAAGACGAAGCCGTTCGTCGCCGTCAATTGCGGCGCGATCCCGGACAATCTGGTGGAATCGATCCTGTTCGGCCACGAGAAGGGCGCATTCACCGGCGCGACCGAGCGTCACATGGGCAAGTTCGTCGAAGCCCATGGCGGCACGCTGTTCCTCGACGAGGTCTCGGAGCTGCCGCTCACCGCCCAGGTCAAGCTGCTGCGCGCCCTGCAGGAGGGCGCCGTGGAAGCCGTCGGCGGCCGCAAGCCGGTCAAGGTCGACGTGCGCATCATCTCGGCGACCAATCGCAGGCTGCTCGACCGCGTCAAGGAAGGCCACTTCCGCGAGGATCTCTTCTACCGGCTGCATGTGCTGCCGCTCACCGTTCCGCCGCTGCGCACCCGCCGCGAGGACATCCCGCATCTGTTGCGGCATTTCCTCGCGCGGTTTGCGGCTGAGGAGAACCGCGCCATTTCGGGCATCACCGGCGAGGCCGTCGCCTATCTGACCAAGCTCGACTGGCCCGGCAATATCCGCCAGCTGGAAAACGCGGTCTACCGCGCCGTCGTCATGGGCGAGAGCGACCAGCTCGGCGTTGCCGATTTTCCGCTGATTCCCACCCACGCGCCGCCGGTGGAGCCTGCGCCGGCCCTCACCGTGGAGCGGCCCGTTCCTCCCCTGCCTGCGATGGTGCCGGGGAGTGAAGTCCCCATTGCCCCCCTGCCCTCGCATGGGTTCCTGCCGCTGCTCACCGCAAGCGGCGAGGTGCGGCCGCTCGAGGAGATGGAGCATGAGATCATCCGTTTCGCCATCGCCCATTACCGCGGCCAGATGTCTGAGGTGGCGCGCCGCCTCAAAATCGGACGCTCGACGCTCTACCGCAAGCTCGACGAGGCCAATGGCGAGACGCCCGCGACGGAAAGCCCGCCGCTCGGCTGAGCCGCTCGGATCCTCACCATGGTCGCGCTCGGCTGTCGTCCGAAAAAGGCCGCAAGTCTTGGCAACACTGGAACATCTGAACCGTTGCCTTGCGGTGACAGACAAAGGAAATAACGCGTGGCACAAACGCACGATCGGTTTGGCCGGGGTTTCCCAAGAGTCAGTTTGTCGTGAGTTGTCCCGTGTGGCGCTGGCCGCAGAAGTGGGGCTTGAGTATCGTTTGGGCGTGAATCATTGCGTGCAGACGTGAACCATCCTCACCGGCGGTACCGACGCCGAAGCTGGCAGATCGACCTTGTTACACCTGTTCCAGCCGGGACAGATCATCCGAGGGATTGACGATGCGAGATTGTGTGACCACCCGTGGCGGATATGACCGCGTGCTCATGGCTGTCGCGGCGACCTTCCTCGCGGTGTCCTCGACCTCTGCTTTCGCCCAGAGCGATCCGCCCCGCAGCAGCGCGGCCGAGCTCGCCATCGATGCTGCGATCCCGTTCCCCGAGCCGGCCAACGTGCCGCCGCCGACCGCCAGCGACTTCAAACTCGACACCACCGCCACCGTGTCGCCCGACCCGGCCAAGGCGCAGGAGACGACGACCAAGCCGCTCGACTCTGCCGCGGCGCCTGCGGCCGATCCCGCCAAGACCATCGCCACGCCGCCTGCAGCAGCCCCTGCGACCGCGACAGTCCCAGAGCCGGTCAAGGCCGCCAGCACCGTTCCCGCCCCCGATCAGCCGGTTGCCGACCGTCTGCGCGACCTGATGGCGACCAAGGCGACAAGGTATTTCGACCGCAAGGCCGAACGCGCCGCCGTCGAGAAATTCTACACCGGCCGCGACTACGCGCCGATCTGGACCCAGGGCGGCAACCTGACGGCCGCCGCGAAGGGCGTCATCGCCCGTCTCAAGGATGCAGCAGCCGATGGCCTCAATCCCGGCGACTATCCGGTGCCGGACTTCGCGGCCGCAGCCTCCGCACCGGACGCACTGGCGGAGGCCGATCTCAGGCTCACCGAGAGCATGATGGACTACGCCCGCCAGGCGCAGAGCGGCCGCATGCACTGGTCGCAGGTCTCGGCGGACATCCAGTATCCCGAGCACCCGATCGACCCGAACGAGGTGCTGGCCAACGTCACCGGCGCCAAGGACGCCTCCGCGGCGCTGGAGAGCTACAACCCGCCGCACCGGCTCTACAAGCTGTTGAAGGCCAAGCTTGCCGAGCTGCGCGGCGTCACCGACGGCGCGCCCGTCATCATCGACGAAGGCCAGCCGCTGAAATACACCCCGGCCCGCGGCAAGAATGCGCAGGAAGCCGAGGCGCAGATGTCCGACCCGCGCGTGCCCAAGCTGCGCGCCAAGCTCGGTCTCACCGAGAATGCCGACGACATCCGCTACGACGCCAAGGTCGCCGCCGCCGTCCGCAAGTTCCAGGAGAGTGTCGACCTCAAGCCGACCGGGGTGCTCGACGACCGCACCGTGAAGGCGCTGAACACGCCCAAGCGTGACAAGCAGATCGATACGGTCCTCGTCAACATGGAGCGCTGGCGCTGGTTGCCGCGCGACCTCGGCGCGCCTGCGATCGGCGACGCCTATGTGATCCTCAACATTCCCGACTACACGCTGAAGGTGATGCAGCACGGCGCGCAGGTGTGGACCACCCGCGTGGTGACCGGCAAGCCCGGGCAGCATGCGACGCCGCTGCTCAGCGAGACGATGAAGTTCATCACGGTCAATCCGACCTGGAACGTGCCGCCGTCGATCATCTACAACGAGTATCTGCCGGCGCTGCAGCAGGACCCGACGGTGCTGGACCGCATGGGCCTGCGGCTGGAGCGCGCGCGCGACGGCTCGATCCACATCTCGCAGCCGCCGGGCGAGGCCAACGCGCTCGGCCGCATCCGCTTCAACTTCCCGAACAAGTTCCTGGTCTATCAGCACGACACGCCGGACAAGAACCTGTTCGCCCGTGACGAGCGCGCCTTCAGCCACGGCTGCATGCGCGTGCAGTATCCGGATCAGTACGCGTCGGTCCTGCTCAACATCACCATGCCGAACGAGCGCTACACGCCAGAGCGCATCCGCAGCATGTACGGCCGGAGCGAGATCGACCTGAAATTCCCGACGCCGATCCCGGTCAACATCACCTACCAGACCGCCTTCGTCGACGATGCCGGCAAGCTGCAATTCCGCAAGGACATCTATGGCCGCGACGCCACCATGATCGCGATCCTGAAGAACAACCGCGGCAAGGATCTCGAGAACGTCGTCGCCCACGCCCAACCCAGCTACGCGCGTCCGAAGGGGGCGCTGCCGAACTCGGTCAGCCTCAGCGACAACAGCTTCTCCTCCGGCCCGAACTTCTTCGAGCGTCTGTTCGGTGGCGGTGGCCCGCCGACGCCGCCGGCGCCGGTCGGCCGCCCTGCCCGGCGGGTCTTCACCCGCTGATCGGGCCGCCAATCACGGTCACAATTTCCATTTGGAGATCAAAGGCCTCGCCGATCGGCGGGGCCTTTGCTTTAGGTTAACCACAAGGATCAACCAAGATTCGATGGCTCTTTTTCGCCACACTCAAGAGTATATGTTAAGGGTAATTGGGGGGCGGGCCGGTCAGTATCCCTTAACCATCCCGCCTTAGGTAAGCGTTTCCTCTCTCTTCCGCCGGACGGGCCGCAAGAGGGTAATCGAGTAAACGCTCGTCGACGGGGTGGGCTGCATCTTGCTGTCTGTTTTCGCGCGCCAATCTGTTTCGCTCACGAGGGCGGGTTGGAAGGCTGGATGCCAATGCGGGCTGGCGGCGCTGCTGCTGCTCATCGGCGCCGGCTCGGTGCATGACGCAGCGGCGCTGAATGAAACCCACACCCTCTCCTTCCACCACACCCATTCCGGCGAGGACCTGACGGTCACCTTCAAGCGCGAGGGCCGCTATGACGAAGACGCGCTGAAGAAGCTCAATCACTTCCTCCGCGACTGGCGTACCCAGGACGAGACGGTCATGGACCGCCGCCTGTTCGACATCCTCTGGGAAGTCTATCGCGACGTCGACGCCAAGCAGCCGATCCAGATCATCTCGTCGTACCGGTCGCCCGCCACCAATTCGATGCTGCGCCGTCGCTCGGCGCATTCCGGTGTGGCGCGGCACAGCCAGCACATGCTGGGCCACGCGATGGATTTCTACATTCCCAATGTGCCGCTGGAGCAGATCCGCTTCGCCGGCCTGCGCCTGCAGCGCGGCGGTGTCGGCTTCTATCCGACCTCCGGCTCGCCTTTCGTGCACCTCGACACCGGCAACATCCGGCACTGGCCGCGGATGACGGCTGACCAGCTTGCCCGCGTCTTCCCGGACGGAAAGACCGTTCACGTGCCGAGCAACGGCGTTCCGCTCAAGGGCTATGAGCTGGCGAAGGCCGAGATCGAGAAACGCGGCAATGGCGATGACGCGTCGTCCAGCCGCCCCAACCTGTTTGCACGGCTGTTCCGCGGTCGTCCGAGCGAGGATGACGACGAGTCTGGCGAGAGCGAGAGCAAGGCCGACGCCAAACCGGTCCAAACCGCGGCACTCGCCGCCAAGCCGGCTGACAAGAGCTCCGACAAGGACAGCCGGACCGCCGAGCGAGCGGTGGACAGCAAAGCCGCCACCGCGCGTGGCAAGATCGCCAATGCGCTGCAGTTGGCCTCCGCGGATGCGCAATCTGCCGCTCAGCCCGTGGCGACCAGGCCCGAGACGAAGTCCGAAACGACGGGCGCTGTCGGCAGCAAATCCAGGGACGGCGCGCCGCAGAGCGTCGCCGACATCATCAATTCG
This region of Bradyrhizobium sp. SZCCHNS1050 genomic DNA includes:
- a CDS encoding alpha/beta hydrolase; translated protein: MTFLKWLLIVVAAVYGIVLAALFVRQRAMLFPIPPVGRTAPAAAGFPQAEEHVLTSADGERVIVWHVPAKPGRKVVLYFPGNGDFLAGVASRLKTLTADGTGLVALSYRGYAGSSGSPSEPGLLQDAAVAYAFTTERYEAGRIVAWGFSLGSGVATAIAAEHPISKLILEAPYTSTVDVASAMLRVVPVSLLMLDRFHSDQRIANVHVPLLIMHGERDPAISIRFGERLFALAHDPKRFVRFPDGGHNDLDLFGATETAKSFIDNP
- a CDS encoding M3 family oligoendopeptidase; the protein is MTSRASSALRKPTKAAPPPKTASKTAKARPAKKSVVKTPSKQAAAKTKRGATAKSSAKPAKKVVAAKTGIGTLPEWNLGDLYMGIDAPEIAHDLAKMDAECVAFETDYKGKLAEHVAREDGGEWLAEAVRRYEAIDDLAGRLGSFAGLAHAGDSVDPAISKFYGDISERLTAASTHLLFFPLELNRIDDAVIARAMETPALGHYRPWIEDLRKDKPYQLEDRVEQLFHEKSQTGYSAWNRLFDQTIAGLRFPVGGKELAIEPTLNFLQDRDGAKRKAAAEALAKTFKANERTFALITNTLAKDKDISDRWRGFQDVADSRHLNNRVEREVVDALVASVRAAYPKLSHRYYQLKARWFKKKKLAHWDRNAPLPFAANATIAWPEAKNMVLTAYRGFSPEMADIAQRFFDQSWIDAPVRPGKAPGAFSHPTTPSAHPYVLMNYQGKPRDVMTLAHELGHGVHQVLAAKNGALMAPTPLTLAETASVFGEMLTFRRLLSETKDARQRQALLAGKVEDMINTVVRQIAFYSFERAVHTERKNGELTAERLGQIWLSVQTESLGEAIEIKPGYENFWMYIPHFIHSPFYVYAYAFGDCLVNSLYAVYEHAAEGFAERYLAMLAAGGTKHYSELLAPFGLDAKDPRFWDGGLSVIAGMIDELERMG
- a CDS encoding sodium:proton antiporter, whose protein sequence is MTWPFALPFAGLLLSIALGPLLFARFWHHHYGKIAAAWALVTLAALTWNAGLGTALAAFVHALLAEYLSFIVLLFALYTVAGGILVTGDIRGTPATNTAILALGTIIASVVGTTGAAMILVRPLIRANLSRPHNVHVLIFFIILAANVGGALSPLGDPPLFVGFLRGVDFFWTTQHLWLQTAIVAGLLLIVFAATDWWRFRAEKLASQASVTREPVRIRGLINVVLIAAIVANTLLSATWKPGISFDVVGTHVELQNLVRDAVLVAIAGLSLWLTPDEHREANGFNWEPIREVAKLFAAIFTAIVPVIAMLNAGRSGSFGWLLDAVTTPAGAPREVAYFWFTGLMSAFLDNAPTYLLFFELAGGDPKVLMGELSGTLAAISMGAVYMGALTYIGNAPNFMVAAIANERGIKMPSFFGYMLRAGAVLIPLFVLLTVLPIHPLLSPH
- a CDS encoding NAD(P)(+) transhydrogenase (Re/Si-specific) subunit beta, with translation MNANLSALLYLVAGVLFILSLRGLSSPASSRQGNFFGMAGMAIAVATTLAGHPPADAIAWVLVILGVAIGGGIGAVIARRVPMTSMPELVAAFHSLVGMAAVLVAAGAFFAPEAFDIGTPGNIHPQSLVEMSLGVAIGALTFTGSVIAFLKLSARMSGAPIILPARHIINIALAVALVFFVIRLVMTGGGFDFLMVTLLALALGVLMIIPIGGADMPVVISMLNSYSGWAAAGIGFTLGNSALIITGALVGSSGAILSYIMCHAMNRSFISVILGGFGGETAAAGGATGEQKPAKLGSADDAAFIMKNASKVIIVPGYGMAVAQAQHALREMADTLKKEGVEVKYAIHPVAGRMPGHMNVLLAEANVPYDEVFELEDINSEFAQADVAFVIGANDVTNPAAEEDKSSPIYGMPVLQVWKAGTVMFIKRSLASGYAGIDNPLFYRDNTMMLLGDAKKMTENIVKGM
- a CDS encoding aa3-type cytochrome c oxidase subunit IV — protein: MANHGEIAYSTADGNDYLAHEATYEGFIRLVKYGTISVALIVILMAIFLA
- a CDS encoding Re/Si-specific NAD(P)(+) transhydrogenase subunit alpha; amino-acid sequence: MKIAVAKEIDPLEPRVAASPDTVKKFKALGAEIAVEPGAGIKSGLPDSEFTAAGATVSADALKDADIIIKVKRPEASELANYRRGALVFAIMDPYGNDTALKAMADAGIASFAMELMPRITRAQVMDVLSSQANLAGYRAVIEGAEAFGRAFPMMMTAAGTVPATKVFVMGVGVAGLQAIATARRLGAMVSATDVRPATKEQVESLGAKFLAVEDEEFKNAQTAGGYAKEMSKEYQAKQAALTAEHIKKQDVIITTALIPGRPAPRLVTMEMVKSMRPGSVLVDLAVERGGNVEGVKLGETVEIDGVKIIGYPNLAGRVAASASGLYARNLFSFIETMIDKKEKTLAVNWDDELVKATALTKDGAIVHPNFQPKA
- a CDS encoding proton-translocating transhydrogenase family protein, giving the protein MEHVVQAVDPFVFRLSIFVLAVFVGYFVVWSVTPALHTPLMSVTNAISSVIVVGALLAVGVPMLSSGSGLARAFGFVALIFACVNIFGGFLVTQRMLAMYKKKSR